From a single Nicotiana tabacum cultivar K326 chromosome 8, ASM71507v2, whole genome shotgun sequence genomic region:
- the LOC107821947 gene encoding early nodulin-like protein 3 — MESLFSLSSFFLIFLGFMCSCEAYTFYAGGTSGWVLNPTESYSHWSDRNRFQVNDTIIFKFKIGSDSVLIVDQDDYSKCNKDKPIRELKHGDSKIKLYRSGPFYFISGHEDNCEKGQKLKVVVLSPNHKAHNALSPVTEPIGSVSPAPSPAQSAAGFTVSPSGFLWGFSLMIAAYICILV, encoded by the exons ATGGAGTCTCTTTTTTCACTTAgctctttctttttgatttttcttggcTTTATGTGCTCGTGTGAAGCTTATACATTCTATGCTGGTGGCACAAGTGGCTGGGTTTTAAATCCTACTGAATCTTACAGTCATTGGTCTGACAGAAATCGCTTTCAAGTCAATGATACCATTA TTTTCAAGTTCAAAATTGGGTCAGATTCTGTTCTTATAGTTGACCAAGATGATTATTCCAAGTGCAACAAGGACAAGCCAATTCGTGAACTAAAACATGGTGATTCAAAAATCAAGCTTTACAGATCAGGCCCATTCTATTTCATCAGTGGACATGAAGATAATTGTGAGAAGGGCCAGAAGCTCAAAGTTGTTGTGTTATCTCCCAACCATAAAGCCCACAATGCCTTGAGCCCAGTCACTGAGCCCATTGGGTCAGTTTCACCAGCCCCGTCTCCGGCCCAATCGGCTGCAGGGTTTACTGTTAGTCCTAGTGGTTTCCTTTGGGGCTTTAGTTTGATGATAGCAGCATATATCTGTATCTTGGTTTAA